In Candidatus Desulfofervidus auxilii, one genomic interval encodes:
- a CDS encoding HD domain-containing protein yields MEGWKESFEKFNLPSSWGSPKADLWRIEKEIDEKMANVIAPREFPDLGFWYYNRHDIDHIKRVIGYLYEILKTRKIKLRPHEQYLLYLAAYGHDLGMTIWNDLLKEAYERALGRKIDTSLMRKTHGVASGNIIEDILKPLGCPQILDTVSVRGSL; encoded by the coding sequence ATGGAAGGATGGAAAGAGAGTTTTGAGAAATTCAATCTTCCTTCTTCGTGGGGAAGTCCAAAAGCAGATCTGTGGCGCATAGAAAAAGAAATTGATGAAAAAATGGCAAATGTTATAGCGCCGAGGGAGTTTCCTGACCTTGGCTTTTGGTACTACAATAGGCATGATATAGACCACATCAAGCGAGTCATTGGCTATCTCTATGAGATTCTAAAAACGAGAAAAATTAAATTAAGGCCTCATGAGCAATATCTCCTTTATCTGGCCGCCTATGGTCACGATCTTGGCATGACTATTTGGAACGATTTACTGAAAGAGGCTTACGAGAGGGCGTTGGGCAGGAAGATAGATACATCTCTTATGCGAAAGACCCACGGTGTAGCTAGTGGTAATATAATAGAGGACATTTTAAAACCTTTGGGATGCCCCCAAATTTTGGACAC
- a CDS encoding class II fructose-bisphosphate aldolase — MYKNIQELNEALKSVARLEGEVLVVKHEDKLKDKIIDDLVYTSVFTQDVALKNATRWSIRALAQALEIIPASIHELYMAVGREEIGGFTVPAVNLRGMTYDVAREVFKLVLSQEIGTFIFEIAKSEIGYTEQRPSEYTACLLGAAIKEGFSGPVFIQGDHFQFNQKKYAQDKEAELQTIKALTQEAIEAGFYNIDIDPSTLVDYSKPTLMEQQKENYECTAEVTAFIRSLEPEGITVSVGAEIGHIGGKNSTVEEFEAFMEGYLNVLRKKGEMPGISKISVQTGTAHGGIPLPDGTIAKVKLDFEVLRSISEVARKKYGLSGAVQHGASTLPDELFDKFPEVNTSEIHLATGFQNIIYDYLPEDIKNEIYDYLKIHFKKEWKEGMTEQQFLYKTRKKAFGPFKKTFWELPVEIKEKMLSALQKKFHLIFEKLNVFHTKEYVKKYIKPIKVNPPKPKGVLD, encoded by the coding sequence TTGTATAAAAATATCCAGGAATTAAATGAGGCATTAAAAAGTGTAGCCCGGTTGGAAGGAGAGGTATTGGTAGTAAAACATGAGGATAAACTAAAAGATAAGATTATTGATGATTTAGTGTATACATCTGTCTTTACTCAAGATGTGGCCTTAAAAAACGCAACTCGCTGGAGTATCAGGGCATTAGCCCAGGCCTTAGAAATCATACCTGCTTCTATCCATGAACTTTATATGGCAGTAGGTAGGGAAGAAATTGGGGGTTTTACTGTACCGGCGGTAAATTTGCGAGGAATGACTTATGATGTAGCTAGGGAGGTGTTTAAACTAGTGTTATCTCAAGAAATAGGAACATTTATATTTGAAATTGCCAAGTCAGAGATAGGCTATACTGAGCAAAGACCATCAGAGTATACTGCTTGCCTTTTAGGAGCAGCTATCAAGGAAGGTTTTTCTGGTCCGGTTTTTATTCAAGGAGATCATTTTCAGTTTAATCAGAAGAAATATGCTCAAGATAAAGAAGCTGAATTGCAAACAATTAAAGCACTTACCCAAGAGGCCATAGAAGCAGGTTTTTACAATATAGATATAGACCCATCTACTTTGGTAGATTATAGTAAACCCACCCTGATGGAGCAGCAAAAAGAAAATTATGAATGCACTGCTGAAGTGACAGCATTTATTAGAAGTTTGGAGCCTGAAGGTATCACTGTTTCTGTGGGTGCAGAGATTGGCCACATTGGAGGCAAAAATTCCACGGTAGAAGAGTTTGAGGCCTTTATGGAAGGTTATTTGAATGTCCTTAGAAAAAAAGGTGAAATGCCGGGGATAAGTAAGATTAGTGTGCAGACAGGCACTGCTCATGGTGGTATCCCTCTGCCAGATGGAACTATTGCTAAGGTAAAACTGGACTTTGAGGTATTAAGAAGCATTTCTGAAGTGGCTAGAAAAAAATATGGTTTATCTGGTGCTGTGCAACATGGTGCCTCTACTCTTCCTGACGAACTCTTTGATAAATTCCCTGAAGTAAATACCTCAGAAATTCATTTAGCTACTGGATTTCAAAATATTATTTATGATTATTTACCAGAAGATATAAAAAATGAGATTTATGACTATCTTAAGATTCATTTTAAAAAAGAATGGAAAGAAGGTATGACTGAACAGCAGTTTCTTTATAAGACTAGAAAAAAGGCATTTGGCCCATTTAAAAAGACTTTTTGGGAATTACCAGTAGAGATAAAAGAAAAAATGCTTTCTGCATTACAAAAAAAATTCCATCTTATATTTGAAAAATTGAATGTATTTCATACTAAAGAATATGTAAAAAAATATATTAAGCCAATAAAAGTTAATCCACCCAAACCAAAGGGTGTTTTAGATTAA
- the fbp gene encoding class 1 fructose-bisphosphatase codes for MSERLGMPLSRFILEEQRKHPGARGEFSIIMEQLATASQVVRGHVRKAGLVDILGFTGKLNVFGERVRRLDEFSNHVFMEAIKTSGRFCAMASEEMKEAVLISNGGEYVITFDPLDGSSNIDINISIGTIFSIFKRTSSGEMATMDDLLQPGNKQIAAGYIIYGSSTMFVYTTGHGVYGFTFDPAVGTYLLSHEPIKIPEKGKIYSVNEGNYKHWIENGIKKYIDWLKEKDEETKRPYSMRYIGCMVADIHRTLLKGGIFMYPADKKNPNGKLRLLYEANPMGFIIEQAGGIASTGRERILDIVPETLHQRVPVIMGSPYDVKKAIEFIEQYSK; via the coding sequence ATGAGTGAGAGACTGGGTATGCCTTTATCCAGGTTTATTTTAGAAGAGCAAAGGAAACATCCAGGAGCAAGAGGTGAATTTAGCATTATTATGGAACAATTAGCTACTGCCTCACAGGTGGTGAGGGGACATGTCCGAAAAGCAGGGCTGGTGGATATATTGGGGTTTACTGGTAAACTCAATGTCTTTGGGGAAAGGGTGCGAAGGTTAGATGAATTTTCTAATCATGTCTTTATGGAGGCCATAAAAACCTCAGGACGGTTTTGTGCGATGGCTTCTGAAGAAATGAAAGAAGCAGTATTAATCAGCAATGGCGGTGAATATGTTATTACCTTTGACCCATTGGATGGTTCTTCTAATATTGATATAAATATTAGTATTGGCACCATTTTTTCTATCTTTAAGAGAACATCTAGCGGAGAAATGGCTACTATGGATGACTTACTTCAACCTGGAAATAAGCAGATAGCGGCAGGTTATATCATATATGGTTCAAGCACTATGTTTGTTTATACTACAGGGCATGGAGTATATGGTTTTACCTTTGACCCGGCAGTGGGAACCTATCTACTTTCTCATGAACCTATAAAGATTCCAGAAAAAGGCAAGATTTACTCCGTGAATGAAGGAAACTATAAGCATTGGATAGAAAATGGGATTAAGAAATACATTGATTGGTTGAAAGAAAAGGATGAAGAGACCAAAAGACCATATAGTATGCGTTATATAGGCTGCATGGTAGCAGATATTCATAGGACTCTTTTAAAAGGTGGAATTTTTATGTATCCTGCAGATAAAAAGAATCCCAATGGAAAATTAAGGTTGCTTTATGAAGCCAATCCTATGGGTTTTATCATTGAACAGGCAGGAGGAATAGCCTCAACTGGAAGAGAGAGAATTTTAGATATTGTTCCTGAGACCTTACATCAGCGCGTGCCTGTTATTATGGGCAGTCCTTATGATGTAAAAAAGGCTATAGAATTTATAGAGCAATATAGCAAATAA